The following are encoded in a window of Panicum virgatum strain AP13 chromosome 5N, P.virgatum_v5, whole genome shotgun sequence genomic DNA:
- the LOC120675524 gene encoding E3 ubiquitin-protein ligase SINA-like 10, giving the protein MNKKSAKRTRVPPAPASWSSPSKNPSTGRKGDDDEEVVEKNIWMDPDAQSVDCGICFMPYESEVFMCSNGHAACGKCCLRINRKCWCCDQSIGDIRCRPVENILAEMNTVCKFSKYGCAEVVKYVEKRRHEETCPRAPYGCPIDACSYVGLDLHAHLLDDHDDTVNFLRATRVTLRKGDPFRVLVQKRNPDATGLGSVFLLLNGGGVLAGRSLSLVCLGPRPEGNGEISYKMEVRGCQPGELSLAATAPCIRELEGFEAKKFLFVPDADWGPFGSVAVSIRIG; this is encoded by the exons ATGAACAAGAAGAGCGCCAAGAGGACCAGggtgccgccggcgcccgcgtcgTGGTCTTCGCCAAGCAAAAATCCTTCAACGGGGAGGAAAGGCGATGACGACGAAGAGGTGGTGGAGAAGAACATCTGGATGGACCCGGATGCTCAATCCGTCGACTGCGGCATTTGTTTTATGCCGTATGAGTCTGAGGTTTTTATG TGTAGCAATGGTCATGCCGCCTGCGGTAAGTGTTGTCTCCGTATTAATCgaaaatgttggtgctgcgaccaATCGATTGGCGACATCCGCTGCCGCCCGGTGGAGAACATACTCGCCGAGATGAACACGGTCTGCAAGTTCAGCAAGTACGGCTGCGCGGAGGTCGTCAAGTACGTCGAGAAGCGGCGGCACGAGGAGACCTGCCCTCGCGCGCCGTACGGCTGCCCCATCGACGCCTGCAGCTACGTCGGCCTGGACCTGCACGCCCACCTCCTGGACGACCACGACGACACAGTCAATTTCCTCCGGGCCACGAGGGTGACGCTCCGCAAGGGCGACCCGTTCCGCGTTCTGGTGCAGAAGCGCAACCCCGACGCCACCGGCCTGGGGAGCGTGTTCCTGCTCCTcaatggcggcggcgtcctggCGGGCCGCTCCCTCTCCCTGGTCTGCCTCGGGCCGCGCCCCGAGGGGAACGGGGAGATAAGCTACAAGATGGAGGTGCGCGGCTGCCAGCCGGGCGAGCTCTcgctggcggcgacggcgccgtgCATCCGCGAGCTGGAGGGGTTCGAGGCCAAGAAGTTCCTCTTCGTGCCAGACGCCGACTGGGGGCCGTTCGGCAGCGTCGCCGTCAGCATCCGCATCGGTTGA